Proteins encoded in a region of the Pseudomonas sp. PDNC002 genome:
- a CDS encoding tetratricopeptide repeat protein yields MHNLLERHSDDALESLSQGLVVSPETLESHLHVGNLFRRRGDIEKAIHIHQDLLGRAGEDGSLVAQMRLELARDYIAGGLLGSAEELLDELTRQGDEPISLEALDEQRLICEREKNWSRAIELAARLVPSRPELSAALANYYCELAQEKRKTGDRSAMQELLREARRVDKRCVRALLMRLDCELWRQDHAAAVATISELARDAKAFVGEIVPLLRRHDSLVQPEVLEHLRELAGREEVPPAILAMLAEVETPGEMNWRGSLLERVEQHPSWQGVGEYLELVDAESDKSSAVGKIAPIIIGLYKTMPRYRCGKCGFAGRELHWQCPSCHAWNALRPVIAPL; encoded by the coding sequence ATGCACAACCTGCTGGAGCGACATTCCGACGATGCCCTGGAGAGCCTCTCCCAAGGGCTGGTGGTCAGTCCGGAAACCCTCGAAAGCCACCTGCACGTCGGCAATCTGTTCCGCCGTCGTGGCGACATCGAGAAAGCCATCCACATTCACCAGGACCTGCTCGGTCGTGCGGGCGAGGATGGCTCGCTGGTCGCGCAAATGCGCCTCGAATTGGCGCGTGACTACATTGCCGGCGGCCTGCTCGGCAGTGCCGAGGAACTGCTGGATGAGCTGACCCGGCAGGGCGACGAGCCCATTTCCCTCGAAGCCCTGGACGAACAGCGGCTGATCTGCGAGCGCGAGAAGAATTGGTCGCGGGCCATCGAGCTCGCGGCCCGGCTGGTACCGAGCCGTCCGGAGCTGAGCGCCGCCCTGGCCAACTATTACTGCGAACTGGCCCAGGAAAAGCGCAAGACCGGGGATCGCAGCGCCATGCAGGAGCTGCTTCGCGAAGCCCGTCGGGTCGATAAGCGCTGCGTACGCGCGTTGCTCATGCGACTGGATTGCGAGTTGTGGCGCCAGGACCATGCGGCAGCTGTTGCCACGATTAGCGAACTGGCTCGGGACGCCAAGGCGTTCGTCGGTGAGATCGTCCCGCTGTTGCGGCGCCATGACAGCCTTGTTCAGCCTGAGGTGCTGGAGCACCTGCGTGAACTTGCCGGGCGTGAAGAGGTGCCGCCGGCCATCCTGGCCATGCTGGCGGAAGTCGAGACGCCTGGGGAAATGAACTGGCGCGGCAGCCTGTTGGAGCGGGTGGAGCAGCATCCCTCATGGCAAGGCGTGGGCGAATACCTGGAGCTCGTTGACGCTGAAAGCGACAAAAGCTCGGCTGTGGGAAAAATTGCTCCAATAATCATCGGTTTGTATAAGACAATGCCGCGCTATCGGTGCGGCAAGTGCGGATTCGCCGGCCGCGAACTGCACTGGCAATGTCCCAGCTGCCACGCCTGGAACGCATTGCGGCCGGTCATTGCGCCGCTTTAG
- a CDS encoding peptidylprolyl isomerase, which translates to MFKRFLLAACSLVLAGSVFAADSKNPHVLLSTTSGEIEIELYADKAPISVKNYLSYVDSGFYNGTVFHRVIPNFMIQGGGFTENMKEKDTQAPIKNEADNGLLNERGTLAMARTSDVNSATSQFFINLTGNDFLNHGARDFGYAVFGKVVRGMGVVDQIAQVQTGNSGMFQDVPRTPVVILSAKRL; encoded by the coding sequence CTGTTCAAACGCTTCCTGCTCGCCGCCTGCTCCCTGGTCCTGGCCGGTTCGGTGTTCGCCGCCGACAGCAAGAACCCGCACGTGCTGCTGTCGACCACTTCCGGTGAAATCGAAATCGAGCTGTACGCCGACAAGGCACCGATTTCCGTGAAGAACTACCTGTCCTACGTCGACAGCGGCTTCTACAACGGCACCGTCTTCCATCGTGTGATCCCCAACTTCATGATCCAGGGCGGTGGCTTCACCGAGAACATGAAGGAGAAAGACACCCAGGCGCCAATCAAGAACGAGGCCGACAATGGCCTGCTCAACGAGCGCGGTACCCTGGCCATGGCGCGCACCAGCGACGTGAACTCGGCCACCAGCCAGTTCTTCATCAACCTGACCGGCAACGACTTCCTCAACCACGGCGCCCGCGACTTTGGTTACGCCGTGTTCGGCAAGGTCGTACGCGGCATGGGCGTGGTCGACCAGATCGCCCAGGTCCAGACCGGCAACAGCGGCATGTTCCAGGACGTCCCGCGCACCCCGGTGGTAATCCTCTCCGCCAAGCGTCTGTGA
- a CDS encoding LysR family transcriptional regulator, translating into MKAPRVTLDQWRTLQAVVDHGGFAQAAEALHRSQSSISYTVARMQEQLGVPLLRIDGRKAVLTEAGEVLLRRSRQLVKSAGQLEELAHHMEQGWEPEVRLVVDAAYPTVRLVRALSAFMPQSRGCRVLLREEVLSGVEEALVQGHADLAISGLNIPGHLGADLSIVDFVAVAHPDHPLHRLQREVTHQDLETQMQVVIRDSGRLQPRDVGWLGAEQRWTVGSLATAATFVSNGLGFAWLPRHMIERELRDGQLKPLPMKQGGVRESRFYLYPNKEKPLGPATQILVELLTTFANVPLDAHFAAPESQA; encoded by the coding sequence ATGAAAGCGCCCCGCGTTACCCTGGATCAGTGGAGAACGCTGCAGGCCGTGGTCGATCACGGCGGCTTCGCCCAGGCGGCGGAAGCCCTGCATCGTTCACAGTCGTCGATCAGCTACACCGTGGCGCGCATGCAGGAACAGCTCGGCGTACCGCTGTTGCGCATCGATGGACGCAAGGCTGTGCTCACCGAAGCCGGCGAAGTGCTGCTGCGTCGTTCGCGGCAACTGGTCAAATCCGCCGGCCAGCTGGAAGAGCTTGCTCATCACATGGAACAGGGCTGGGAGCCGGAAGTGCGCCTGGTGGTGGACGCCGCCTACCCCACCGTGCGCCTGGTGCGCGCCCTCTCCGCCTTCATGCCGCAGAGTCGCGGCTGCCGCGTGCTGCTGCGCGAAGAGGTGCTATCGGGCGTGGAAGAAGCCCTGGTGCAAGGCCATGCCGATCTCGCCATCAGCGGCCTGAACATCCCTGGCCACCTGGGCGCGGACCTCTCCATCGTCGACTTCGTCGCCGTGGCCCATCCCGATCACCCGCTGCACCGCTTGCAGCGTGAGGTCACTCACCAGGACCTGGAAACCCAGATGCAGGTGGTGATCCGCGACTCCGGCCGCCTGCAGCCGCGCGATGTCGGCTGGCTCGGCGCCGAGCAGCGCTGGACGGTGGGCAGTCTCGCGACCGCCGCCACCTTCGTCAGCAACGGCCTGGGCTTCGCCTGGCTGCCGCGGCACATGATCGAACGCGAACTGCGCGACGGCCAGCTCAAGCCGCTGCCGATGAAACAGGGCGGCGTGCGCGAGAGCCGCTTCTATCTTTATCCGAACAAGGAAAAGCCCCTCGGCCCGGCAACGCAGATCCTCGTGGAACTGCTGACCACCTTCGCCAACGTGCCGCTGGACGCCCATTTCGCCGCTCCCGAGAGCCAGGCCTGA
- the pgl gene encoding 6-phosphogluconolactonase, producing the protein MAIFEPSLKEGMAWKTWNNAAEQARGLAEAVADALREALIERGRALLVVSGGRSPVAFLEALSGAVLDWSKVAVSLADERWVPESHPDSNAGLLRRHLLKGPAAKAHFIGLYQPATSLEEAADKADRYLHELSLPIDVLVLGMGDDGHTASLFPGSANLVEALDPASARRCLPMWAPTVPHQRLTLTRAVLQGARVQILAIQGESKLATLSQALGDNDDQRMPVNAFLRSPLSIHWCP; encoded by the coding sequence ATGGCGATCTTTGAACCGAGCCTGAAAGAAGGCATGGCCTGGAAAACCTGGAACAACGCCGCCGAGCAGGCCCGCGGGCTGGCGGAGGCGGTGGCCGATGCGCTGCGCGAGGCGCTGATCGAACGTGGCCGCGCGCTGCTGGTGGTGTCCGGCGGGCGTAGTCCGGTGGCCTTTCTCGAAGCATTGAGCGGCGCGGTGCTGGACTGGTCGAAGGTGGCCGTCAGCCTTGCCGACGAACGCTGGGTGCCGGAGTCGCATCCCGACAGCAATGCCGGCCTGCTGCGTCGCCACCTGCTCAAGGGGCCGGCGGCCAAGGCGCATTTCATCGGCCTTTATCAGCCGGCGACCAGCCTGGAAGAGGCGGCCGACAAGGCCGATCGCTACCTCCACGAACTCTCGTTGCCGATCGACGTACTTGTGCTCGGCATGGGCGACGACGGCCATACCGCCTCGCTGTTCCCCGGCAGCGCCAATCTGGTCGAGGCCCTCGATCCGGCCAGTGCTCGCCGCTGCCTGCCGATGTGGGCGCCGACCGTGCCGCACCAGCGCCTGACCCTCACCCGCGCCGTGTTGCAGGGCGCGCGGGTGCAGATCCTGGCGATCCAGGGCGAGTCCAAGCTGGCCACCCTGAGCCAGGCGCTCGGCGACAACGACGACCAGCGCATGCCGGTCAATGCGTTCCTGCGTTCACCTCTTTCGATCCACTGGTGCCCCTGA
- a CDS encoding alpha/beta fold hydrolase — protein sequence MPFFDHAGHRLHYEESGFGTPVLLVHGLGSSTRDWEFQVPELEKRHRVIALDVRGHGQSDKPRQRYSIAAFAEDVIALLDHLKLGRVHLVGISMGGMIGFELATRWPERLDSLTIVNSAPEVKPRTLREYLEVARRLFLAHVLGLDTVGKALGKLLFPKPEQSDLRRKIQQRWPQNDKRAYLSSLHAIIGWGVQERLTRITCPTLVISADRDYTPVSLKQAYVGRMPNARLVVIEDSRHATPLDQPERFNTTLLDFLEQVDHP from the coding sequence ATGCCCTTCTTCGACCACGCCGGCCACCGCCTGCATTACGAGGAAAGTGGTTTCGGAACCCCGGTGCTGCTGGTACACGGGCTCGGCTCCAGCACCCGCGACTGGGAGTTCCAGGTCCCTGAACTGGAAAAGCGCCACCGCGTGATCGCCCTCGACGTGCGCGGCCACGGCCAGTCGGACAAGCCACGCCAGCGCTACAGCATCGCCGCCTTCGCCGAGGACGTGATCGCCCTCCTCGACCATTTGAAGCTCGGCCGCGTGCACCTTGTGGGCATCAGCATGGGCGGGATGATCGGCTTCGAACTGGCCACCCGCTGGCCGGAGCGGCTGGATAGCCTGACCATCGTCAACAGCGCCCCGGAAGTGAAGCCGCGCACCTTGCGCGAGTATCTGGAAGTGGCGCGCCGGCTGTTCCTGGCCCACGTACTGGGCCTGGACACCGTGGGCAAGGCGCTGGGCAAGCTGCTCTTCCCCAAGCCCGAACAGAGCGACCTGCGCCGCAAGATCCAGCAGCGCTGGCCGCAGAACGACAAGCGTGCCTATCTCTCCAGCCTGCACGCCATCATCGGCTGGGGTGTGCAGGAACGCCTCACGCGCATAACCTGTCCAACCCTGGTGATCAGCGCCGACCGCGATTACACCCCGGTGTCGCTCAAACAGGCCTACGTCGGGCGCATGCCCAACGCGCGCCTGGTGGTGATCGAGGACTCGCGCCATGCGACGCCGCTGGACCAGCCGGAAAGATTCAATACCACCCTGCTCGACTTCCTCGAGCAGGTCGACCATCCCTAG
- the ihfB gene encoding integration host factor subunit beta — MTKSELIERIVTHQGQLSAKDVELAIKTMLEQMSQALATGDRIEIRGFGSFSLHYRAPRVGRNPKTGESVRLDGKFVPHFKPGKELRDRVNEPE; from the coding sequence ATGACCAAGTCGGAGTTGATCGAGAGAATCGTCACCCATCAGGGGCAGCTTTCCGCGAAGGACGTGGAGCTGGCGATCAAGACCATGCTTGAGCAAATGTCCCAGGCTCTGGCGACGGGGGATCGCATCGAAATCCGCGGGTTCGGCAGCTTCTCTCTGCACTACCGTGCCCCTCGCGTCGGGCGCAATCCGAAGACCGGTGAGTCCGTGCGCCTGGACGGCAAGTTCGTCCCGCACTTCAAACCCGGCAAGGAGTTGCGCGACCGCGTCAACGAGCCCGAGTAA
- a CDS encoding FMN-dependent NADH-azoreductase codes for MSRVLVIESSARQDGSVSRQLTRDFIAQWQAAHPADEIQVRDLAVEQVPHLDANLLGGWMKPAQEHSDIERAALERSNLLTAELQAADVLVLAAPMYNFAIPSTLKSWLDHVLRAGVTFKYTESGPQGMLTGKRAFVLTSRGGVYAGGALDHQEPYLRQALGFVGIHDVTFIHAEGLNMGAEFAEKGLAKAKAQLAAVA; via the coding sequence ATGTCCCGCGTTCTCGTCATCGAAAGCAGTGCCCGCCAGGATGGTTCCGTTTCTCGCCAACTGACCCGCGATTTCATCGCCCAGTGGCAGGCCGCGCACCCGGCCGATGAGATCCAGGTCCGCGACCTGGCCGTCGAGCAGGTGCCGCACCTGGATGCCAATCTGCTGGGCGGCTGGATGAAGCCGGCGCAGGAGCACAGCGACATCGAGCGTGCCGCGCTGGAGCGCTCCAACCTCCTGACCGCCGAGCTGCAAGCCGCCGACGTGCTGGTGCTCGCGGCTCCCATGTACAACTTCGCCATTCCCAGCACCCTGAAATCCTGGCTCGACCACGTGCTGCGCGCCGGCGTCACCTTCAAGTACACCGAGTCCGGCCCGCAAGGCATGCTGACCGGCAAGCGCGCCTTCGTCCTGACCAGTCGCGGCGGCGTCTACGCGGGCGGCGCGCTGGACCATCAGGAACCCTACCTGCGCCAGGCGCTGGGCTTCGTGGGCATCCACGACGTGACGTTCATCCACGCCGAAGGCCTGAACATGGGGGCCGAGTTCGCCGAGAAGGGCCTCGCCAAGGCCAAGGCGCAACTCGCCGCCGTCGCCTGA
- a CDS encoding ABC transporter ATP-binding protein, whose translation MLYRRFERLIDPFRDVPERMPPSDVIRFYVYYLRQVWPVFLALLFVGLIVALIEVALFSYLGRIVDLAQGTAPADFFTLHGRELIWMAVVALILRPVFNGLHDMLVHQSINPSMTNLIRWQNHRYVLKQSLGFFQNDFAGRIAQRIMQTGNSLRDSAVQVVDAIWHVVIYTVSALVLFAEADWRLMIPLLLWVVGYVGALGYFIPQVKHRSVIASDSRSKLMGRIVDGYTNITTLKLFAHTRQEEDYAREAIDDQTRKAQRAGRVVTSMDVTITVFNGLLIAGTTGLALWLWTQSLISVGAIALATGLVIRINNMSGWIMWVVGGIFENVGQVQDGMQTIALPRQVNDQPDAKPLLVSHGEVRFDQVDFSYGKGGGLISGLDLTVRPGEKIGLVGPSGAGKSTLVNLLLRLYDLEGGRILIDGQDIAHVTQESLRAQIGMVTQDTSLLHRSIRDNLLYGRPDASEADLQDAIQKARASEFIPQLSDAEGRTGLDAHVGERGVKLSGGQRQRIAITRVLLKDAPILILDEATSALDSEVEAAIQESLETLMQGKTVIAIAHRLSTIARMDRLVVLEHGRVVESGSHAELLAHGGLYARLWRHQTGGFVGVD comes from the coding sequence ATGCTTTACCGTCGTTTCGAGCGTCTGATCGATCCCTTCCGCGACGTCCCCGAGCGCATGCCGCCGTCTGACGTCATCCGCTTCTACGTCTACTACCTGCGCCAGGTCTGGCCGGTATTCCTCGCCCTGCTCTTCGTCGGCCTGATCGTCGCGCTGATCGAAGTCGCGCTGTTCAGCTACCTGGGGCGCATCGTCGACCTCGCGCAAGGCACCGCGCCGGCCGACTTCTTCACCCTGCACGGCCGCGAGCTGATCTGGATGGCCGTCGTCGCGCTGATCCTGCGCCCGGTGTTCAACGGCCTGCACGACATGCTGGTGCACCAGAGCATCAACCCCAGCATGACCAACCTGATCCGCTGGCAGAACCACCGCTACGTGCTCAAGCAGAGCCTGGGCTTCTTCCAGAACGACTTCGCCGGACGCATTGCCCAGCGCATCATGCAGACCGGCAACTCCCTGCGCGATTCCGCCGTGCAGGTGGTCGACGCCATCTGGCACGTAGTCATCTACACCGTCAGTGCCCTGGTGCTGTTCGCCGAGGCCGACTGGCGCCTGATGATCCCGCTGCTGCTGTGGGTCGTCGGCTACGTCGGCGCGCTGGGCTACTTCATTCCCCAGGTGAAGCATCGCTCGGTGATCGCCTCGGACTCGCGCTCCAAGCTGATGGGCCGGATCGTCGACGGCTACACCAATATCACCACCCTCAAGCTGTTCGCCCACACGCGCCAGGAAGAGGACTACGCCCGCGAAGCCATCGACGACCAGACCCGCAAGGCCCAGCGCGCCGGCCGCGTGGTCACGTCAATGGACGTCACCATCACCGTCTTCAATGGCCTGCTGATCGCCGGCACCACGGGCCTGGCCCTGTGGCTGTGGACCCAGTCGCTGATCTCGGTCGGCGCCATCGCCCTGGCCACCGGCCTGGTCATTCGCATCAACAACATGTCCGGCTGGATCATGTGGGTGGTCGGCGGCATCTTCGAGAACGTCGGCCAGGTGCAGGACGGCATGCAGACCATCGCCCTGCCCCGCCAAGTGAACGACCAGCCTGACGCCAAGCCGCTGCTGGTGAGCCATGGCGAAGTGCGCTTCGACCAGGTGGATTTCAGCTACGGCAAGGGTGGCGGCCTGATCAGCGGCCTGGACCTGACCGTGCGCCCCGGCGAGAAGATCGGCCTGGTCGGCCCGTCCGGCGCGGGCAAGTCGACCCTGGTGAACCTGCTGCTGCGCCTGTATGACCTCGAGGGCGGGCGCATCCTGATCGACGGCCAGGACATCGCCCACGTGACCCAGGAAAGCCTGCGCGCGCAGATCGGCATGGTCACCCAGGACACGTCCCTGCTGCACCGCTCGATCCGCGACAACCTGCTCTACGGTCGCCCGGATGCCAGCGAGGCGGATTTGCAGGACGCGATCCAGAAGGCGCGCGCCTCGGAGTTCATCCCGCAACTGAGCGACGCCGAGGGGCGCACCGGCCTCGACGCCCACGTCGGCGAGCGCGGCGTGAAGCTCTCCGGCGGCCAGCGCCAGCGCATCGCGATCACCCGCGTGCTGCTCAAGGACGCACCGATCCTGATCCTCGACGAAGCCACCTCGGCGCTGGACTCGGAGGTGGAGGCGGCGATCCAGGAGAGCCTGGAGACCCTGATGCAGGGCAAGACGGTGATCGCCATCGCGCACCGGCTGTCCACCATCGCGCGCATGGACCGCCTGGTGGTGCTGGAGCATGGCCGCGTGGTCGAGAGCGGCAGCCATGCCGAGCTGCTGGCCCATGGTGGGCTCTATGCACGGCTGTGGCGGCACCAGACGGGCGGGTTCGTCGGGGTGGATTGA
- a CDS encoding LapA family protein, which produces MLRAKRFLLILALVVLAAVVVVFVLENLQPTQLTFLGWQSPQWPLVLFISLAFVVGGAIGLLLSIPFRARTHVRMTGLRSEVTRFRKENDALREKSLTDHA; this is translated from the coding sequence ATGCTTCGGGCAAAACGTTTTCTGCTGATCCTGGCGCTGGTCGTTCTGGCCGCGGTCGTCGTGGTTTTCGTCTTGGAAAACCTGCAGCCGACACAGCTCACTTTCCTTGGCTGGCAGTCGCCGCAATGGCCGCTGGTGCTGTTCATCTCCCTTGCCTTCGTCGTCGGCGGTGCGATCGGCCTGCTGTTGAGCATTCCCTTCCGCGCACGGACACATGTCCGCATGACCGGGCTGCGCTCCGAAGTCACCCGTTTCCGCAAGGAGAATGACGCGCTGCGTGAGAAGTCGCTGACGGATCATGCCTAG
- a CDS encoding bifunctional 4-hydroxy-2-oxoglutarate aldolase/2-dehydro-3-deoxy-phosphogluconate aldolase gives MPEQHIQQIDALAQRARILPVITIDREADILPMADALAAGGITVLEVTLRTSLGLTAIRQLSEQRPELIVGAGTVLDPQTFRQAEEAGAKFIVTPGCTEELLQHAVTRPVPLLPGVATASEIMAAYRHGLRRFKLFPAKVCGGVEALKAFGGPFPEVRFCPTGGVGPDNLNDYYRLPNVMCVGGSWMLPKAAIDSGDWATVERLSREALALLDTH, from the coding sequence ATGCCTGAACAACACATCCAGCAGATCGATGCCCTGGCGCAGCGCGCGCGCATCCTGCCGGTGATCACCATCGACCGCGAGGCGGACATCCTGCCCATGGCGGATGCTCTGGCAGCCGGCGGCATCACCGTTCTGGAAGTGACCTTGCGGACCTCGCTGGGCCTGACCGCGATCCGTCAGTTGAGCGAGCAGCGCCCGGAGCTGATCGTCGGCGCCGGCACCGTGCTCGACCCGCAGACCTTCCGCCAGGCGGAGGAGGCGGGGGCGAAGTTCATCGTCACGCCGGGCTGCACCGAGGAGCTGCTGCAACATGCCGTGACGCGTCCCGTGCCGCTGCTGCCGGGCGTGGCCACCGCGTCGGAAATCATGGCGGCGTACCGTCACGGCCTGCGTCGCTTCAAGCTGTTCCCGGCGAAGGTGTGCGGCGGCGTGGAAGCCCTCAAGGCCTTTGGCGGACCGTTCCCGGAGGTGCGTTTCTGCCCCACCGGCGGCGTCGGCCCGGACAACCTCAATGACTATTACCGCCTGCCCAACGTGATGTGCGTGGGGGGCAGCTGGATGCTGCCCAAGGCCGCCATCGACAGCGGCGATTGGGCCACGGTCGAGCGCCTGAGCCGCGAGGCGCTGGCATTACTGGATACACACTGA
- a CDS encoding MurR/RpiR family transcriptional regulator, producing the protein MKNLLEQIQSRLEELNKAERKVAQVILHDPQQATRFSIAALAQASSVSEPTVNRFCRSFGMSGYPELKIQLAQSLASGAAFVTQAVAADDGPEAYTRKIFSSTIASLDSAHKLLNPKVIDRAVDLLIQARQIHFFGLGASSSVALDAQHKFFRFNLAVSAQSDVLMQRMIASVAHTGDLFVVISYTGRTRELVDVAHLARQNGASVLGLTAADSPLARASTLSLDIPLPEDTDIYMPMTSRIIQLTVLDVLATGVTLRRGVDFQPHLRKIKESLVPTRYQLDEDS; encoded by the coding sequence ATGAAGAACCTGCTGGAGCAGATCCAGAGCCGACTGGAAGAGCTGAACAAGGCCGAGCGCAAGGTCGCCCAGGTGATCCTGCACGACCCGCAGCAGGCAACGCGCTTCAGCATCGCCGCGCTGGCCCAGGCCTCCAGCGTCAGCGAGCCGACGGTGAACCGCTTCTGCCGCTCCTTCGGCATGAGCGGCTACCCGGAGCTGAAGATCCAGCTGGCGCAGAGCCTCGCCAGCGGCGCGGCCTTCGTGACCCAGGCGGTCGCCGCGGACGACGGCCCTGAGGCCTACACCCGCAAGATCTTCAGCAGCACCATCGCCTCGTTGGACAGCGCCCACAAGCTGCTCAATCCGAAGGTGATCGACCGTGCCGTCGATCTGCTGATCCAGGCGCGGCAAATCCACTTCTTCGGTCTAGGCGCCTCGAGCTCGGTGGCGCTGGACGCGCAGCACAAGTTCTTCCGCTTCAACCTGGCGGTGTCTGCGCAGAGCGACGTGCTGATGCAGCGGATGATCGCCTCGGTGGCGCACACCGGCGATCTGTTCGTGGTGATTTCCTACACGGGACGCACCCGCGAACTGGTGGACGTGGCGCACCTGGCGCGGCAGAACGGTGCCTCGGTGCTGGGCCTGACCGCCGCTGACTCTCCCCTCGCCCGCGCCAGCACCCTGAGCCTGGACATTCCGCTGCCCGAAGACACCGACATCTATATGCCGATGACCTCGCGCATCATCCAGCTTACGGTGCTCGACGTACTCGCCACTGGCGTGACCTTGCGCCGCGGCGTGGACTTCCAGCCGCACCTGCGCAAGATAAAAGAGAGCCTGGTACCGACGCGCTACCAACTCGATGAGGACAGCTGA
- a CDS encoding 3-phosphoglycerate kinase encodes MKKYCCAVLAMLPLTAMAYPIEVQKSLNGTEVDYETQDIGDQMGAILLRNNGQQAATCTAVFVNGPETPHVRKATIAPGKEANMTSSFSRAVIKLRIKLTCTPG; translated from the coding sequence ATGAAAAAATACTGTTGTGCCGTTCTGGCCATGCTGCCGCTGACTGCCATGGCTTATCCCATCGAAGTGCAGAAGTCTCTCAATGGCACCGAAGTGGACTACGAGACCCAGGACATCGGTGACCAGATGGGTGCGATCCTCCTGCGCAACAACGGCCAGCAGGCGGCAACCTGCACTGCTGTCTTCGTCAACGGTCCGGAAACGCCTCATGTGCGCAAGGCCACCATCGCGCCGGGCAAGGAGGCCAACATGACCTCCAGCTTCAGTCGTGCGGTGATCAAGCTGCGTATCAAGCTGACCTGCACGCCGGGCTGA
- the zwf gene encoding glucose-6-phosphate dehydrogenase yields MPEVRVLPCTLALFGALGDLALRKLLPALYQLDREDLLHRDTRILALARDDGASEAPLATIERRLRQYVPAKEWDEQVWARFQARLQHLSMDFLDAGSYQALADLVGDEKTLVAYFATAASVFGGICENLAAAGLAERTRVVLEKPIGHDLESSRAVNDAVARFFPENRIYRIDHYLGKETVQNLIALRFANSLFETQWNQNHISHVEITVAEKVGIEGRWGYFDKAGQLRDMVQNHLLQLLCLIAMDPPADLTADSIRDEKVKVLRALEPIAPEQLATRVVRGQYTAGYIDGKAVPGYLAEENANTNSDAETFVALRVDIRNWRWSGVPFYLRTGKRMPQKLSQIVIHFKEPPHYIFAPEQRSLISNRLIIRLQPDEGISLQVMTKDQGLGKGMQLRTGPLQLNFSETFQTARTPDAYERLLLEVTQGNQNLFVRKDEIEAAWKWCDGLIDGWGRLGEEPKPYPAGSWGPQAAVALIARDGRDWYGDL; encoded by the coding sequence ATGCCTGAAGTCCGCGTTCTGCCCTGCACCCTTGCGCTGTTCGGCGCCCTGGGTGATCTCGCCCTGCGCAAACTGCTGCCGGCGCTTTACCAGCTCGACCGCGAAGACCTGCTGCACCGCGATACCCGCATTCTTGCCCTGGCCCGCGACGACGGCGCCAGTGAAGCGCCGTTGGCGACCATCGAACGACGTTTGCGTCAGTACGTCCCGGCGAAGGAATGGGACGAACAGGTCTGGGCCCGCTTCCAGGCGCGCCTGCAGCACCTGAGTATGGATTTCCTCGATGCCGGCTCTTACCAGGCGCTGGCTGACCTGGTGGGCGACGAGAAGACCTTGGTCGCGTACTTCGCCACCGCCGCCTCGGTGTTCGGCGGCATCTGCGAGAACCTCGCCGCCGCCGGCCTGGCCGAGCGCACTCGCGTCGTGCTGGAAAAGCCCATCGGCCACGACCTGGAGTCGTCCCGCGCGGTGAACGACGCCGTGGCGCGCTTCTTCCCGGAAAACCGCATCTACCGGATCGACCACTACCTGGGCAAGGAGACGGTGCAGAACCTCATCGCGCTGCGCTTCGCCAACAGCCTGTTCGAGACCCAGTGGAACCAGAACCACATCTCCCACGTGGAAATCACCGTGGCCGAGAAGGTCGGCATCGAAGGCCGCTGGGGCTACTTCGACAAGGCCGGCCAACTGCGCGACATGGTGCAGAACCACCTGCTGCAACTGCTCTGCCTGATCGCCATGGACCCGCCAGCGGACCTCACCGCCGACAGCATCCGCGACGAGAAGGTGAAGGTGCTGCGCGCGCTGGAGCCCATCGCTCCGGAGCAGTTGGCTACGCGGGTGGTGCGTGGCCAATACACCGCAGGCTACATCGACGGCAAGGCGGTGCCCGGCTACCTTGCCGAGGAAAACGCCAATACCAACAGCGATGCCGAGACCTTCGTCGCCCTGCGGGTGGACATCCGCAACTGGCGCTGGTCCGGAGTTCCGTTCTACCTGCGTACCGGCAAGCGCATGCCGCAGAAGCTGTCGCAGATCGTCATCCACTTCAAGGAACCGCCGCACTACATCTTTGCGCCGGAGCAGCGCTCGCTGATCAGCAACCGCCTGATCATCCGCCTGCAGCCGGACGAGGGCATTTCCCTGCAGGTGATGACCAAGGACCAGGGGCTGGGCAAGGGCATGCAACTGCGCACCGGCCCGCTGCAACTGAATTTCTCCGAAACCTTCCAGACCGCCCGGACGCCGGACGCCTACGAGCGGCTGTTGCTGGAAGTCACGCAAGGCAACCAGAACCTGTTCGTCCGCAAGGATGAGATCGAAGCCGCCTGGAAATGGTGCGACGGTCTGATCGACGGCTGGGGGCGCCTGGGCGAGGAGCCCAAGCCTTACCCGGCAGGCAGTTGGGGCCCGCAGGCGGCCGTTGCCTTGATCGCACGCGATGGGAGGGACTGGTATGGCGATCTTTGA